In Leptospira stimsonii, the genomic stretch TGGAGAAAAGGGCTAGGATCCTTTCGAAAAAGTTTGGAAAATATTTTAAGTAGATTTTTGCTTATCTTTTGCGACAGCAAGAATCATTTGGTAGATAAGGTTTCTGGTTTCCGGTGGCAATTCTTTGTAAAACGAAATCATTGTATCTTCGGCCTTGTCGTTGGAAATTTTATTCCAAAGAAAGTCCCTCTTTTTCATTTTCTCTACCGTTTCGAAATTTTCGTCGTTAGCGGTATTTACTTCCGCATTACCCTGTCCTTTGGTTAGCCATAGTCCGGATATCCGATGGATATATTCAATCTCCGCCGCAATCTTATCTAAAAGAGGGCGTTTATCATTGCAAATATAACTGATGTAGTTTTGTGATTTTCCTATTGAGGTCGCAAAATCTTGGTCATTCATCGCCAAGATATTCTTAATTGCATAGCGCAACCGTTTCCCTGGCGTGGAAAAATCGATATTTTCTATCGGTATTGTGATAATTTTATTTGACATGTATCACAAATTGCATTACGGTTGTTTTGCTGTATCCTTTTTATTTAATGAAAGGTAAGACATTCAATTCCTCTCTTTTAATTACAATCTTAAATTGTAGTTTATAAATGAATATTGAATTTTTTTTAAAGAAGAAAAGGAATATTAAGAATACTTGAACTTTTTCTATTCTCTAACTTTTCTACCGACTGAATATTGGAATTTTACATTTGAAAGAAATGTATTTTTATCAAATTGAAAGAAGAAAATTTAAGAAACGTTAATTTTTTCCGGATCGTTCTAACTATCGAAAGATTTAGGTTTTATATATATGCTGAAATGGTACGACTTTTACGAACTCGAATTTTCTTTAGGCTCATTAACTAGGTTAAAAAAAAGGATCAATGACGCTTTGGTTTGGAAAAGTAGGAAAGAAAGAATTCCAAAATCTTTGCGGCTTGAAATTTTCATTCTAAGATTGATCCTGAAAAAAAGAATTTTGAATCGACGTTACGAGTGGTCGAAAAACGAATTAAAATCTATTTTTTCAGAAAAATTAGTTCTGCAAAATTTGTTAGCAGAAAAGGAAATTCAATCTATTCTTCTAGAAAAAGAAAATTACGATTTAAAAAAGAAATTGGAGTCATTTGAGGTCGGTTGACTCGGGAGCGAAATTGAGTCTAATTGAAAAAAGGATGAGTCCGAGAGGCTTAGTCGAAGCAACGTCTCCAGCCGATTCCGGATCTTTGAATCCATAAAGATTATCCCTAAGGAAATGCAATTTAGATGAATGAGCAAATAACGTTATTTTTTTCTTTACTTTATCTTTAATATGAAGATTTTGTGTATTCGTCGAGAAATGCTATTAGTTTAATTAGAATGATCTTTAAAACATTAAAATTTAATATCCTACCATTTTTACTGATTTTCTCGGCAATTGGGTTTAACAAATCGTTGGATGCAGTTTCTTTGGTCGTTGAATCCAGTTTTGAAGCATTGGAAAGTATTGAATCTCAAGACGATTTATCTTTCCAAAGCTTCAAAACCCAAGATGACAGCTTAGAAAGTTCGCTTTCTTTCAGTAAGGATTCTTTTACGGTTGAAGACTCTTTCTTTTTACCGAACAATGAATTGGATGTTTTAGATCTGGATTTCAGCTTTTTAGATTCTTTGAAGTCGTTTTCTTCGATTCATAATTCCGTTTTTAAGATTGTTTCCTCCGATTTTCATCTTAAGAAATTCGAATTTTCGAACTCGAGTTCTTCCTCTTTTCTTGTGTCTTTTTACATTTTGGATCTCTTGCTTCCGAAAAAACAAAGGAAGATTTTTCCTTCGTTTGTTTCTACCAATTCAGCGTTGTATCAGAATCTGAATACGTTTCCTGGGTCAGTTTCGGGAGTCCGTCTTTCTTTTTCTCCAAATAATATCAATCGAAAACTAATGCGATACTATGCGATTCGTTCGGATGGTCCGCCCTATCATTCTTTAAATCAGGTGTGCACAGTATGAAACAAGTTAAGCGTCCTTTTCTAGGATCATTCTCTCCTTCTCTTTCCTTCTTTTTTTCCTTTGATCAGCCTTCGGCTACTCGAAACAAATCCTTCGAAAGATTTTCATTTTTTCGGAATCGTTTTTCCGATACGCACCACTCTGTTGTCGAGAATCGGTATTTCGGTAGGAAGAAGTTCTTCAGTCCTTTTTTAAAACGTGCGACATCTTGTCTTCTTCTATTAACGTTCTTTTTCACTTTCATTTTGCCTGTTTCCGATTTCTCTTCCGTCAGAGCGCAATCGGTTCCGCAACTGAATTCTACGAGAGCTTTTTCAAACGCGGATTTACAGCCTTATGTTGATACCGGAAAACTTCAATCCGATCAGTCTTCTTTTATAAATATCGTCAACGGCGGAGAACAGACTGTGGAAGCCGCTTGGGAAGCGGCGGTTGATGCGGAAATCAACGCGATCGTAAACACGGTTACTTCCAGCGATCCTGTGAATGACGTATCCGTTTATCAACAAGCGGTTCGAGCTCAGCTTGAATTGCAAAAGCAACAAGCGAAGAGTCAATGGTTGGCGGACGCTTCTGCGTACATTCAAACCGAATTACAATCCTTTTTGAATGTGTTGTCACAGGCAACTTCTACGAACGTTACTTCTTCCAATACAACCGCCGTGAATACTGTGGACCCTACGGTACAATCGACGACTGCGGCTCCGGCGAGCCAGCAAGTATCTCCCGCACAAGCCGCACAGAGTTACTACCAAGGAACGCAGGCTTGGGATGCGAAGTGGCAGAGTTTGCTCGCACAACAATCGGCATGGGAACAGAATTCTTTGAACTCGATCCAAAGCGGCTTGGATCAGTGGGATAACTCGATTCTCCGAGCGATACAGGAAAAACAGGATTTTTTAGGGGCATTGGATCAAGAAGAAGCGCTTTGGTTGAATAACGGAAATCTAATCCAACAAGCAGATCAAAATACCCGTAATTATTTGGTTCAGATCGTAGATACGATCGGAGCCACGATGCAACAGAGTATCGGCACGGACAATGCACAGAACGCGGCGTTACAAAACGCGTATCAACAAGCGCAAGGACTTGTCGCTCAGGTTCATTCTCTTCTTTCGGCAAATTCTCCGTTGGATCAGATTGCTCAGACGTTGGGGAACTTTTTCAATCAACAAAAACAACTAGCTCAGGCTAGATCTGCCTATTGGGATGATCCTGCGCAGAGAGTTAAAAATTACACCGGGTATCAAAACGCTACGTTCAATTATTTTGTGGGAAGCTATTCGTATTCTGGAGTCTTTAATCAGGTGACACAAGTTGACTTCGGACCGACTTTTTGGGATCCGGCGATTGAGACGCAAATACCAATGAACGGAAGTATTTCCCAGGGAGTCTATTTTGATTCAAACGGCCAACTGCACTCGACAAATTTTAGTGCAAACAATTCTACAGGGACCTGCGATGCTTCCAGTGCAATAATTTCTAGTGCAAGTTCTAGTTCTTCTACT encodes the following:
- a CDS encoding XRE family transcriptional regulator — translated: MSNKIITIPIENIDFSTPGKRLRYAIKNILAMNDQDFATSIGKSQNYISYICNDKRPLLDKIAAEIEYIHRISGLWLTKGQGNAEVNTANDENFETVEKMKKRDFLWNKISNDKAEDTMISFYKELPPETRNLIYQMILAVAKDKQKST
- a CDS encoding LIC_10907 family protein yields the protein MLKWYDFYELEFSLGSLTRLKKRINDALVWKSRKERIPKSLRLEIFILRLILKKRILNRRYEWSKNELKSIFSEKLVLQNLLAEKEIQSILLEKENYDLKKKLESFEVG